Proteins found in one Pseudochaenichthys georgianus chromosome 13, fPseGeo1.2, whole genome shotgun sequence genomic segment:
- the LOC117456944 gene encoding uncharacterized membrane protein C3orf80 homolog, whose amino-acid sequence MISSCLPGGGRITCRTTGTFLSACLVSACHALRTCGEVQCGDGHQCCPPIANGNGSANSAVRCCKLPIHIFFDNVGWFTRKLSGILILLLLFAMGYFIQRIICPRPRRPPHNDRSEEPSLFHGHASASQDSLLDRYPEYSLGDFASPNLPAYDEVKYLPTYEESMQEMHRDRSDDNLLSENESIGQGRERAAGPRAAGPRAAEQRREVLEETAPQHSPRTSRNSV is encoded by the coding sequence ATGATCTCATCTTGTTTGCCAGGCGGCGGCAGGATAACGTGCAGGACCACTGGCACCTTTTTGTCGGCGTGTCTGGTCTCCGCTTGTCATGCTCTCCGGACCTGCGGGGAGGTCCAGTGCGGCGATGGCCACCAGTGCTGTCCGCCCATCGCCAACGGAAACGGCAGTGCCAACTCCGCGGTGCGCTGCTGCAAGCTCCCTATCCACATATTCTTCGACAACGTAGGTTGGTTTACGCGGAAGCTGTCCGGCATCCTCATCCTGTTGCTGCTATTCGCCATGGGCTACTTCATTCAGAGGATCATCTGCCCGCGGCCACGCCGGCCTCCGCACAATGACCGCAGCGAGGAGCCCTCCCTCTTTCACGGGCACGCATCGGCGTCCCAGGACTCCCTACTGGACCGGTACCCCGAGTACAGCCTCGGGGACTTTGCCTCTCCGAACCTGCCAGCATACGACGAGGTCAAATATTTGCCCACGTATGAGGAAAGCATGCAGGAGATGCACAGAGACCGGTCCGACGATAACTTGCTGTCTGAAAACGAGAGTATCGGGCAGGGCAGGGAGAGAGCGGCGGGACCGAGAGCCGCAGGACCGAGAGCCGCGGAGCAGAGGCGGGAAGTCCTCGAGGAGACTGCACCGCAACACAGCCCGAGGACATCCCGGAACTCTGTCTGA